A genomic window from Solanum dulcamara chromosome 11, daSolDulc1.2, whole genome shotgun sequence includes:
- the LOC129873186 gene encoding 1,4-dihydroxy-2-naphthoyl-CoA thioesterase 1, which translates to MEPSTPPSSSSGVKARVLDIPLHGIGFEFVEITPHKITGRLPVTDKCCQPFKVLHGGVSALIAESLASMGAHMASGFRRVAGIHLSIHHLKSAHLGDLVFAEAAPINTGKSIHVWEVCLWKIDPSNEEKENKTLLASSRVTLKVNMSVPENAKDAAVNLKKYAKL; encoded by the coding sequence ATGGAACCCTCAACCccaccatcatcatcatcaggGGTAAAGGCTAGAGTTTTAGATATTCCACTTCATGGGATTGGCTTTGAGTTTGTAGAAATCACACCCCACAAAATCACTGGTCGTCTTCCTGTGACAGACAAGTGTTGTCAGCCATTTAAGGTGCTGCACGGTGGAGTTTCAGCTCTGATAGCTGAGTCTCTGGCAAGTATGGGAGCACACATGGCTTCTGGTTTTCGGAGGGTGGCTGGAATTCATCTCAGCATACACCATCTCAAGAGTGCTCATTTAGGGGACCTTGTTTTTGCTGAGGCTGCACCAATCAATACTGGCAAAAGTATTCATGTTTGGGAAGTTTGTCTTTGGAAGATTGATCCATCTAATGaggaaaaggaaaacaagactTTGTTAGCATCATCAAGAGTTACTCTTAAGGTCAATATGTCTGTACCTGAAAATGCCAAAGATGCTGCTGTGAATCTCAAGAAATATGCTAAGTTATGA
- the LOC129871942 gene encoding uncharacterized protein LOC129871942, with translation MIPQQWAPPCNKQCTNKFSSLTQIPWRVFCKKACDADGDTWEECLEQCDEMCYKDPVLKDQQWSAYIDRSPGSASYSEDCHRACAAGCGFKFDIPSEEVDKIQSNRSSRPPAEEEPDDKKSPPLKAT, from the exons ATGATTCCACAGCAATGGGCACCACCTTGTAACAAGCAATGCACCAATAAATTCTCATCTCTCACCCAAATTCCTt GGAGAGTTTTTTGCAAAAAGGCATGTGATGCTGATGGTGATACATGGGAGGAAT GTTTGGAACAATGCGATGAGATGTGCTACAAGGATCCTGTTCTGAAGGATCAACAATGGAGTGCTTATATTGATCGTTCCCCCGGTTCTGCTAGCTACTCTGAG GATTGTCATCGCGCTTGTGCAGCTGGTTGTGGTTTCAAG TTTGATATCCCTTCTGAGGAAGTAGACAAAATCCAATCAAACAGATCTTCCAGGCCTCCTGCAGAAGAGGAGCCAGATGATAAAAAAAGTCCACCTCTTAAAGCTACTTGA